The DNA region ACCCCAGTGACCAAATTCCTTGACTCGGATACTGGATCGCAACCACTCGGTTGAATTCGATTTCACGCTCGCTGAACGCGAAATCGGTCACTTGCTTGACGCTGCCATAGACCTTGTTGACGATCGGGATGCTCAAAATGGTTCGATCAAACGCATGGACGAACCAACGCCCCAACCCGAACGTGAACAAACGCCCCAAGAAAAAGAGCGCCGTCGTAAACACGATCAAGAAGACCGGCACCACGAGTGTGCGAGGCATGTATTCGAGCTGGACGTATCGGTGCCAATACGCTTTGGCGCTGGCGGGCGGCGGTGCGAACGGACCGAAGTAATCGGTTCGCTCGTCCACAATACTCTTGACGTACTCGGGAAAAAAACGTCGCCCCGTGGGATCGGGAACGTATCGTTTGCCCTCGTACGTGAACCCATCTAGCCGCCGCTCGTTGGTGGCAATGGCCCCACGCGGTACTTCGGCATAGGTGTCTTCGATCTTCCAAACGATCGCACGACGAATTTGGCTTTCGATCGGCCCAAGCACATAGCTTTCGATCGTATTCCAAGCCCAAATCAAAACGACGATCGTCAACAGTGGCGGCAGAACGACGCCCAATCCTCGCAAGATCGCACGACGAAAACCGGCGCCACGCGCAGGCTTGGGGTCATCGAGCGAGGAATCGGGGTGGGGGGCTTGGTCTGAAGTCATCGGATCCGTGAATGGGTAGTGCGTCGGTTGAGTCCGATCCGCCAAAGTACGGACTCGTCAAAATGGGCGTCAATTTCAATCAATCTTCGATTCGGCTTCGGGCGGGTGCTCACTCACTGTTCGTCTAACTGCGTCGAACGGCCCGCGCCACGACAGCCAAGGTCACCCCTGCGGCGCCCGACTGTTTCAAAACGCGTGCGACCTCGTTCGCCGTCGCGCCCGTCGTCAACACATCGTCGACCACCAGGATATGCCGATTAGTTATTCGGGGCGATCTAGGAAGAGCATAGCTTTTTCTGGCCGAAAACGCACCGCGAACATTTATTTCCCTCGCTTCGTCGTCAAGCCACGCCTGTTTGTCGATCCTGCGATTCACCCTCAGCAAGCTCCCACAGGGCCGCCCAATGACTCGTGCAACCGTTTCAGCGATCGCCAGGTTCCCGTTTCCGCCGCGGGTTAGCTGGCGAGTCAGATGCGAGGGAACGTACGTGACGCAGTCAGCGGGGACTTGGTTCAGATCGCATTGGACCCGTTGACCCAAACGTCGGCCCATGGCGTCGGCTAGCGGGGCATTGTGGACGTATTTCGCAGCGATGACCGCGTCGGTGACGCGGCCTTGGTAGCTCCACAACGCCACGACACCGTCGAATTCGTGGCCAGATGAGCGGCAACTCGGGCACGGCAACAGATCGACGTTTTCGGGGCCGCGATCGTCAGTGCTTGTCGGTTCGCCGGTGTAAGTGGATTCGGGAGAACTGGTGGGGCGAACCGATGTCGCCATGGAACCAGGCATGCCGCACCGACGACACCCCGAAACCATCGCCCCAGCGGACAGGTTCAGTGCCACGTCACAGTTTCCACAAAAATCTTTTCCCACGCCCACCGGGGCACTGCAAAGTCGGCAAACAGGCGGCAAAACCAGCTCCAGCAGGGCTGAACCGGCGGTTACCAGAGTGTCTGGAACGTGATTTAGAATCCGCCGGGAAAGCGGCGGAGCGGTACGTTCGAAAGTCTTTTCCAATTTTTTCGCCACCAGTGCGAACCTGATTGAACGCCGGACGTCTAAGTTGTCGAGGTTCCAACGGTAGCGGACTATCCGCAACGACCGGTTGTTTCCGGGCCAGTTTTCTCGGTTCATCCAAGGTGGGTGAAAAGTTTGCTGGTTTCCTGGACGCTTCCGGTATACCCTGAACAGGTCAGCAGCCGTTGTCGGTGGCTTCAGTTTTCTGAGGCGTCCGTCAAATGCTGGCAACTCATTGTGTCTTTTTCTTTGTGCTCCGCAGCCGCGCCTGATTCAGGTGCCACTGGAGGTTGAAATGCGTTTCGATTCGATCACCGCCGCCGTCACACGCAACTTGGTCAATGCCATGGTACGTGAGATCACCGTCGTTCGTTCGTTCGTCGCCGCTTCGATTCTCCATCGATGGCTACACCGGATGCCTCTGTTTGCGATGCCATCAGGGATGTCGAGCTATTTGCTTAGCTCGATTACCCCCGACGACTTCGTCGCGTTAGTCCAGGCCGGAAGCCTCGAAAGCGAATGTCTTTCGGGCTTGGCCAGTACGAAACGCGGCGGCGTCAAGTGCCAACCGTGTTTGGCAATGGCGAGTTATCCGGCCAGGTTCAACAGAGGCTAAATCCCTCTCGCGATCCTAAGGAATTCTCGTCGATCTCGGTTTCCCCGAAGCAAGTGGCTTTGGCGGGCACTGATATCGATGGATTTCGGCTTGATGACAAGTGACCTCGGCGGCCACGTGATGGTTTGATTCGTTCAAACCCATGTTTTCCCGCGGTCAAAAGCATCCCTCACAAAGAACCCTTGAGACGTTTCCCCATCGGGACGCGTTTCAACCGACGCTCCCCCATCCGCAGCACTGCACGGTGTTGCGGCCAAGGACGCCGGGTCTATGAAAGACACCTGCTATGAACTTCACCGAAAACAACATCTTTGCTACCGAAACGACCACCGTTGCTGAATTGGTACGGGCTGCACAAGCCGGTGACCGAGACGCGTTCGGCGAACTGTTCCAACGCTATCGACCGGGCATTGTTGCCCTGGCGATGCGGCGCGTTCGCAACGCCGACGAAGCCGAAGAATTGGCGCAAGATGTTTTCATCCAAGCGATGCAAAAGATCGGGCAACTTCGAGTTCCGGAAGCGTTCGGTGGTTGGTTGCGCCGGATCGTCCACCGCATGGCGATCAACCGCATCACGCGATCACACAACGCATTGGCGTGCGATCCCGAAACGTTGGAAGCAACTTGCTTGGCGATCGGATCACCCGACGAGTTTGCCGAGCAACGGGAAACGGCCAAGGCATTGCGCGAGAGCATCGATCGACTCGGCGACCTGGACCAAGAAACGTTGAAGGCGTTCTACTTGCAAAGCAAGTCATTGATCGAAATGAGCGACGAAACCGGCGCGCCGGTCGGAACGATCAAACGTCGTTTGCACGTCGCGCGGAAACGATTGGCGAAGGAAATGGACGTGTTGCAAGCAGCCGTTTGATTCGACTCGCAACGCCGGCTTGGGTACGTGAAAACGTCCCAGGTCGGCGTTGTTCATTGGGCCAGCGCTGCCGTCGACAACTCGAACACAAACACCGTCGCCCGTTGGTCATTCGTCCTTCGATTCGCGGCGACGATCGACCAAGGCCTTGATCTTGGCTTCACGTTCCTTCAAACGTGCGACTCGTTCTCGATACTTGGATTCCAGTCCTTTGATTCGCGACGACTTCTCTTTCAATTTTTTGGCCGCGGCGCGCAGCTTCTGTTCGGAACGATCCAATTGCGCCGCCCGCTTTTCCAAGTCGGCATCGATACCGCTGGTATCGGCTTCGTCATCGATGACGCCGTAGTCGCCTGCGATCGACGATCCGAGACCGATCGATGACTTGCCAGTGTCTTCCTCTAGAACCAATTCGTCCTCGTCCCAAGCCATTTCATCAGTATCGATTTCAGCACCAAGTTCTTCATCGCTCCAATTGTCGGAAAGATGATCATCCGATTCGAGTTCGCCGGTGAATCGGTGGCCCATCAGCCCCAACATCCATTCCGGCCGAACAAAAATCATGTTTGCCGCGATCATCATGCAGCCGAACGTGATCATGCCTAGAAAAATTGCGATTCCTCCGTGAACCGCGACGGCGATTCCCAAAACTAAAGGCCGAGTCAATCGAGGCCAGACCAATGCGGCATACGAGACTTCCCAGACGAGCGTCATCAGCGCCATCAGAGACGCCAGCCTGGGGAACTTGCTGATCCACGTCAAATCGAGTGACTGATACTCGAAGTTGCCGGCCGCGTACCAAATCGCCGTTCCGTCCCACCACGAAGTACCGCGCGCCTTTGCCAATCCGCCAAACAGATAGATGACACACACATGCAGCTGAAACAATCGCGTTGCCACGTTGGCGGCCACCGACGGCGTCGCGTCGGGGAACAACCACGCAAGCCGGCGATCCGATTCGATCCGGTCAGCCAGTCGCTTACGAATCCACGCGTCGACACTTAGCCAGCTGCCACAGGGTGTCAGCATCAGATACATCGCCGAATAGGTCACGATTTGGTCCAGCCCAAACAGTGCGCCTGTCAATCGATGCAATAGCATCACTTGCAAGAACCACGCCAGCGGCGCGGTGATCCGCGTCAGCAATCCGGCCGCAAAACAAAGGGTCACCGCGATGGTCAATCCGTGATGCAACCACAACACCAACGGATTGCTCAAGTACCAAAGGTACGTGCGTCCCCAATCCGGCACGCCATAGGCGCCGTCATGCAGTCCTCTCGCGATCTCGTTGTCGATCCATGCATCCGGCCCGACAAACGAAAACAGATCGCTGGCTAGCACCAAGTGCGAATACAGCAACATCAATCCGGTAAAGATCCGCAGGACCGCCAACAAGTGGGGCAGTCGCGGAGCGAACCAGAATTGATCCCAAGCATCGATCGATCCCGTCGCCCACCTCGTCACAGCGGATTTCACTTGCGTGATCGGTGACGCATCGCGAACCGATTCGCCGGAATGCCTGGTCATGGCGATACCTCGACGGCTTCGCGATCCGGTTCCCCGTTCGCGGGCGAGGGGATCGCTTCGGGAGGCCGATTCGGCGCGACCAGGTCACCAACGCGATCGGACGCACCGGTTTGTCCTGGCAAACCGATGGGGCGGTCCAACATGACACGGTACAGTTGTGGATCGTCGATCGGTGTCGGCGATTGACGAAAGGCGATCAAGTCGGGAATCAGGTGCTCGATGCGACGGACGGCGACGTCTTGACCGGGATGGTCACTCTGCAAGTGCCGGACGATGGATTGGCGAACGTGTTCATAGCGAGCCCGTGCGCGAACCCAGTTCTCTGCCTCGTCGCGATCAATTTCGGCGAGACCCGGTGGCGGTCCCGGCGGATGATAGATCTCGTTCAAGAACTCCGACAACATGAAGTGCCGGTGGTACAGCAGACGCGGTTGCTGCTGTTTTAGATCCGGGAACATCAGCTCTTTTTTCGTTCCATCCTGGGACATGATGGCCGCTTGAAACAGATGGCTCGGCCCCGGATCGGGCGCAAAGAATGCATAGCCGCGGTCCATGTACAACGCTTGGCTATAGCCGTGGATGGGTGCCAATGCGGTGTCGACGACTGGCGAAACGCCAAGCGGTCCACGGGCCTGGAACGACAATGGAGGTGCGACCACCGCCAACAGGTGCCCAACCAATAGGACACTGAGAAATAGGCGACGTCGAGGCGTCAAAGCAATCGGCCGGCGAGGCGTCATAACCATTGGAATCAATCGGGGAATAGGATCGTGCTCCCACGTTAACTCGAACCCGCCGAGTGTACAGGCACCCCCAACCACCCGCGCAAGAAAAAAGCCACGTTCCGGTGCCGGAGCGTGGCTTTCATCGTTTCTCGATTCCCTCGTCGCGTCCGACCTCCTAAGAAAGGAGATCACCCGATGCGACGGGGATTACCGATGCTGTGATGCCGTCTTAGCGACTGGCCAGCGAATCGTCGTTGAAGTCGAAAGTCAACTCGGTTAATGAACCGGCTTTGACGTCGACCGTTCGTTCCTTGCTAACCGACTTGCCAGCCATTTCGGCGGTGACGCGAACGGTGTAGCCCGTCCATTGCTCGCCGGCCTTCAATTGCTTTGTACGGAAGGTACGAACCGCACCTGCTCCGTTGGTCGGATTACCGGCCAGCGAAACTTTCGCCGAAGCGGGAACGTTCAACTTGACCACCGTGATGACATCGTCTTGAACGTTTGCGAAATCGTTTTCCGCTTTCTCGTCCGACTTCGGAATATCGAATTCAACCGTTTCCGAATCGCCCGGTCGCAACTTGATCGACTTGGAGTCTTTCTTTTCGCTGCCGTTGATTTGGTAGGTGACGTCGACGACGTAGGTGTAGACGAAACCTTCCTTCAAACCACGCGACATGAATTGACGAACGTTTCCGTCGCTCGTTGTCGGATGGCCGTTAACAGTCACCACGGCATCGCCGGGAACCGCAACGGTCAAGATTGCCGAGTCAGCTTCGACTGCGGGCTTTGCTGATTCGTAGCGAATCGAATCATCGGGTACTGGCGTACCGATGGGCTGACCTTCGTAAGGTGCCGATTCAATGATGCTGCCACCATCGATGATGGTCTCGCCCATGTAGGATCCGCCATCGATAATGGTTTCGCCCATGTACGACCCACTATCAATGATCGTTTCGCCCATCGGCGTGTACGATTCGTACGACGACTGAACGATCGGGGATTCATAAACAGAGCTCGCACCAAGCGATACCGAATGAACGGCGGGAGCCGAATAGTTGCTGTAGGAAGCGTATCCGCCGCTGCTGCCACCGGACGACGAACCGCCGCTGGAAGCTGGCGAGTAGCTGGCGTGAGTCACACCGCCGGACGAACCGCCGTGGCTGCCGCTATGACGCGCAGCACGGTTGGCGCGAATCTTGGCCATCAACCGGCGAATCGGACCGACGTTTCCGCCGCCACTGCTGCCGCCGGACGAACCGCTGCTGATTCCGCCCGATGATCCACCGCTGCTGGAACCGGAGTATGCGGCAGTGTAGCTTTGGCTTGATCCACCAGAAGATGCGCCGCCGGATGATCCGCTGGACGCGTGACGCGCCTTCAAGCGAGCGAAAAGACCCATTTGGCTGCCGCCCGAACTGCCTGACCCGCCGGACGAAGCATAGCCGCCTCCGGACGAACCATAGCCACCGCCCGAGGATCCACCCCAGGAACCGCCAGCATTCACAACCGAACCGGTTCCGAGCAAAATTATGGTCGCCGTGGCGACCGCAAACATTCGAGAGCACTTCATAGCCGCACTTATTCTCCTGCTGTTTCTTTAAAATGTAGGGCTCGTGGCTGAGCGGGCCGTTCCCTAAATTGAACCGGCGCATCACAAAGGATAACGGGACGAATGCAATGAACAAGCTGGTTTGGCAAATTTTAACGCCAAGGCAGGTTAGGGCGAATAGCCAGTCTCCAATGGCGACCAAGACACCCTTGGGTCTGCAACGCCGGGGCCGATAGGGCGGCAAAGCCGGACGCGCCGCCTCAGTCGATCTTTTCAATCGAAATGTCATCGAAATCCGCGGTCCCGGTCGCGCCGAACAGGCCGATTCGCAGGATCGCTTCCTTGGTTTGAGGCGGCACCCGCATCAACCGACTGCTCGCCGACCACGACCGCGTACCGCGGAATGGTCCGATCGAAAATGTCCCAAGATCCTGCCTTAGACTGTCATAGAAGCTGATCGCGACCACCGGCATTGCTTCGGACGTGGGACCTTTTTGGACGTTTTTGGTCCTACACTTGCCGCTCAAGCGAATCATCGTCACCTGCTTGCCGTCGATCGCGATGCCTTGCAACAAATGCGAACTCAACCCCGGCGTGTCATTGGTGAAGCGAGCGAACGCAGAAACTCCTGCCCCGTCACCGCCGCCTCGACCGGTCGTATTGTCATTGGCCCCACCGATGATGCCCGCGCGTTCGATCCGGACGACTTGTCGACCGTAATACCAACCGGGCACGTAATCGGTAAGTTCGCTCTGGTCCGCTTCGGCGGCCAATTCGAAATCGCCGTTGACGACATGCGGATTTGCGGGATCCGGTTTTTGTTGCCGCGTGTCTTCGGCTTCCCCCGTCATCGGCACGAACAATGTCGGACGCAGCGGTTGTCGAACCAGTTCGCCGTTGGTCTTGGTCATCCGATACAAGGTCTGCTGATATCGTTCGCCTACGGGAATGATCAACTGACCGCCCTCACGCAATTGTTCCACCAACGGCTTGGGCACCGATTCCGGACTGCACGTGACGATGATCTTGTCGAACGGCGACGCTTCGGGCCAACCCAGAAACCCATCGCCGACGCGAGTCGACACGTTCGGATACCCGAGCCGCGTCAATGTGCGTTTGGCTTGCTCGCCCAGCTCGTCAACGATCTCAATCGAATAGACATGCTCGACCAGCGGGCTCAGAACGGCCGCCTGGTACCCGCTGCCGGTACCGATTTCCAACACGATGTCGGTCGGCTTTGGATCCAGCGCCTCGGTCATCGACGCGACAATGAACGGGCTGCTGATCGTTTGCGAACTGCCGATCGGCAATGCCATGTCAAAGTAGGCGCGGGCGAGCTGGCTCTTAGGAACAAATTCGTGCCGCGGCGTACTTCGAATCGCATCCAACACACGAACATTCGTAACACCCGCGTTCGCAATCCGCGTCTCGACCAATTCGTTTCGGATGGCTTCGTACGGATCGGCGGCATCCGATTCGCCTGGCAAAATCAGTCGTGGCAAAATGATTCCGGTCACGATCAAAACCTTCTGAGTGATTGCTAACAACTTCATACTGACCTTCGATCCTATTGGCTCGATTTTGAAAGCAAACGCATCATTCATCCAACAATGACATTTGACGGGGCGGCATCGGCGGCGACGCGATTTCAAACGACAAATCTGGCATTTCAATCGCCATCCGTGCGGCGAAACGGCGGGCAAGCTCGGGCGCTCGTGCGTCGTCGGGAGCATGCGTGAACACGTACGGACGCAGCCCTTGGCGGATCCATTGTGCAACCGTCGGCGCCCATTCATCAAAGTAGGCATCCGCCAACTCGGGTCGATTGCGTCCGACGATCCGCAACATCGGCGATTGCCCCGTCGCGGTTTGCCGAATCGGCGTCTTGGGCTTGCGAGTTTGCGAGACAGCTTCGATGTCGTCGTCGGGAGGCGATTGATAGAGCGGTCGACTGTCGAACAAAACCTTGTCGATGCGCATCGAACGCAGCATCTCGTCGACACGAAGTTCATGAACCGATTCATCAAACCAATCGGCGTGTCGCAGCTCCAACGCCCACAACCACTCCGCCGGCAACCGACGCAAAAAGCGCTCGAGCACATCGAACCGATCGGCCCCAAACGACGGCCCCAGTTGCAAAAAGGTCGGCCCCAATCGATCCGCGTCCGCCAAAGGCAACAGACAATCCAAAAACGCCGCTGTCTCGCGATCGGCGTTACGGAGCATCAATTCATGAGAAATCACACGCGGAAACTTGAACGAAAAACGAAAGCCATCCGCTGCTTCGTCGGCCCATCGCTTGGACGTCTCGATCGTCGGCAACGCGTAAAACGTACTGTTCCCTTCGACCGTGTTGAACGTCCGCGTGTACCAGTTCAACCAATCCGATCGCGGCGTTCGCGGCGGGTAAACTTGCCCGACCCAATGGGGGCAACTCCAGACCGGACAACCTAAAAAGAACGGCAAATCCGATACCGAACGACTCATTCCAATTTCCCGGCTCGCAACAGCACCGGCAACCCGAACGTGTCTCGAAAGAAGCCCGAGTTTTCACGCATCGCAACTTGCTCCAGCGAAACGTCATCCAATCCCGGCACGTTGATCACCAACCGCTTCGACTCGATGACACATCGAATTTCGCGGACACGGCCGCTTCGCGTGTCATCCAAAGCGATTGCCAATCGCAACATCGCTGCCAACTTAGATACCATCACGCGTTCGGACTGGGGCAAGGTGCCGTATGCTTCGTGGGCGGGTTGAGGATAGGCGCGGCGATGGTATCGCGCCACCAAACCGACCTGCAACAATTCGTCTCGCGAGAGCCCG from Rubripirellula tenax includes:
- a CDS encoding DUF72 domain-containing protein; the encoded protein is MSRSVSDLPFFLGCPVWSCPHWVGQVYPPRTPRSDWLNWYTRTFNTVEGNSTFYALPTIETSKRWADEAADGFRFSFKFPRVISHELMLRNADRETAAFLDCLLPLADADRLGPTFLQLGPSFGADRFDVLERFLRRLPAEWLWALELRHADWFDESVHELRVDEMLRSMRIDKVLFDSRPLYQSPPDDDIEAVSQTRKPKTPIRQTATGQSPMLRIVGRNRPELADAYFDEWAPTVAQWIRQGLRPYVFTHAPDDARAPELARRFAARMAIEMPDLSFEIASPPMPPRQMSLLDE
- a CDS encoding RNA polymerase sigma factor; the protein is MNFTENNIFATETTTVAELVRAAQAGDRDAFGELFQRYRPGIVALAMRRVRNADEAEELAQDVFIQAMQKIGQLRVPEAFGGWLRRIVHRMAINRITRSHNALACDPETLEATCLAIGSPDEFAEQRETAKALRESIDRLGDLDQETLKAFYLQSKSLIEMSDETGAPVGTIKRRLHVARKRLAKEMDVLQAAV
- a CDS encoding protein-L-isoaspartate(D-aspartate) O-methyltransferase; this encodes MKLLAITQKVLIVTGIILPRLILPGESDAADPYEAIRNELVETRIANAGVTNVRVLDAIRSTPRHEFVPKSQLARAYFDMALPIGSSQTISSPFIVASMTEALDPKPTDIVLEIGTGSGYQAAVLSPLVEHVYSIEIVDELGEQAKRTLTRLGYPNVSTRVGDGFLGWPEASPFDKIIVTCSPESVPKPLVEQLREGGQLIIPVGERYQQTLYRMTKTNGELVRQPLRPTLFVPMTGEAEDTRQQKPDPANPHVVNGDFELAAEADQSELTDYVPGWYYGRQVVRIERAGIIGGANDNTTGRGGGDGAGVSAFARFTNDTPGLSSHLLQGIAIDGKQVTMIRLSGKCRTKNVQKGPTSEAMPVVAISFYDSLRQDLGTFSIGPFRGTRSWSASSRLMRVPPQTKEAILRIGLFGATGTADFDDISIEKID
- a CDS encoding HTTM domain-containing protein is translated as MTRHSGESVRDASPITQVKSAVTRWATGSIDAWDQFWFAPRLPHLLAVLRIFTGLMLLYSHLVLASDLFSFVGPDAWIDNEIARGLHDGAYGVPDWGRTYLWYLSNPLVLWLHHGLTIAVTLCFAAGLLTRITAPLAWFLQVMLLHRLTGALFGLDQIVTYSAMYLMLTPCGSWLSVDAWIRKRLADRIESDRRLAWLFPDATPSVAANVATRLFQLHVCVIYLFGGLAKARGTSWWDGTAIWYAAGNFEYQSLDLTWISKFPRLASLMALMTLVWEVSYAALVWPRLTRPLVLGIAVAVHGGIAIFLGMITFGCMMIAANMIFVRPEWMLGLMGHRFTGELESDDHLSDNWSDEELGAEIDTDEMAWDEDELVLEEDTGKSSIGLGSSIAGDYGVIDDEADTSGIDADLEKRAAQLDRSEQKLRAAAKKLKEKSSRIKGLESKYRERVARLKEREAKIKALVDRRRESKDE
- a CDS encoding ComF family protein, producing MNRENWPGNNRSLRIVRYRWNLDNLDVRRSIRFALVAKKLEKTFERTAPPLSRRILNHVPDTLVTAGSALLELVLPPVCRLCSAPVGVGKDFCGNCDVALNLSAGAMVSGCRRCGMPGSMATSVRPTSSPESTYTGEPTSTDDRGPENVDLLPCPSCRSSGHEFDGVVALWSYQGRVTDAVIAAKYVHNAPLADAMGRRLGQRVQCDLNQVPADCVTYVPSHLTRQLTRGGNGNLAIAETVARVIGRPCGSLLRVNRRIDKQAWLDDEAREINVRGAFSARKSYALPRSPRITNRHILVVDDVLTTGATANEVARVLKQSGAAGVTLAVVARAVRRS
- a CDS encoding TIGR03000 domain-containing protein gives rise to the protein MKCSRMFAVATATIILLGTGSVVNAGGSWGGSSGGGYGSSGGGYASSGGSGSSGGSQMGLFARLKARHASSGSSGGASSGGSSQSYTAAYSGSSSGGSSGGISSGSSGGSSGGGNVGPIRRLMAKIRANRAARHSGSHGGSSGGVTHASYSPASSGGSSSGGSSGGYASYSNYSAPAVHSVSLGASSVYESPIVQSSYESYTPMGETIIDSGSYMGETIIDGGSYMGETIIDGGSIIESAPYEGQPIGTPVPDDSIRYESAKPAVEADSAILTVAVPGDAVVTVNGHPTTSDGNVRQFMSRGLKEGFVYTYVVDVTYQINGSEKKDSKSIKLRPGDSETVEFDIPKSDEKAENDFANVQDDVITVVKLNVPASAKVSLAGNPTNGAGAVRTFRTKQLKAGEQWTGYTVRVTAEMAGKSVSKERTVDVKAGSLTELTFDFNDDSLASR
- a CDS encoding DUF502 domain-containing protein gives rise to the protein MTSDQAPHPDSSLDDPKPARGAGFRRAILRGLGVVLPPLLTIVVLIWAWNTIESYVLGPIESQIRRAIVWKIEDTYAEVPRGAIATNERRLDGFTYEGKRYVPDPTGRRFFPEYVKSIVDERTDYFGPFAPPPASAKAYWHRYVQLEYMPRTLVVPVFLIVFTTALFFLGRLFTFGLGRWFVHAFDRTILSIPIVNKVYGSVKQVTDFAFSEREIEFNRVVAIQYPSQGIWSLGFVTGNSMSEISDATGEPMLSVLMATSPMPMTGFTVTVKRSEAIDLNLTIDEAIQFIVSCGVVVPPQQRSGKMVASKPKLKSAISSALDSTGC